The Ziziphus jujuba cultivar Dongzao chromosome 7, ASM3175591v1 genome includes a region encoding these proteins:
- the LOC107425346 gene encoding aspartic proteinase nepenthesin-1, producing MAFFLYSSSINPLVIPLVLVLLFLALFSIPATSTSRKVVVQNHNSKNHQITGFKVSLKHVDYGKNLTSFQRLQRGIKRGKQRLQRLNAMVLADKTSSSSTDSSAVESPVNAGNGEFLMKLAIGTPPLAYSAIMDTGSDLIWTQCSPCKDCFSQSTDIFNPKKSTSYSNLPCSSELCTALPSSTCSDGCEYYYAYGDYSSTQGQLATETFTFGESDAEVSVPNIGFGCGEDNEGDGFNQGAGLVGLGRGPLSLVSQLKEPKFSYCLNSIDDSKSSSLLLGSLANLNGSTSSHAIKTTPLVQNPSQPSFYYLSLQGITVGEERLPISKDTFSLQDDGSGGLIIDSGTTITYLEESAYDELRKVFSSKVNLPVDDSGSEGLDLCFKLPSDSSKVDVPKLIFHFDGADLDFPPENYVLLDSDLGLLCLAMGASSGMSILGNFQQQNTLVLHDLQKETLSFVPTKCEQL from the coding sequence ATGGCTTTTTTCTTATATTCTTCATCCATTAATCCTTTGGTAATACCACTAGTACTAGTTCTGCTTTTCTTAGCATTGTTTTCAATCCCAGCAACTTCAACTTCAAGGAAAGTTGTTGTTCAAAATCACAACAGTAAAAACCACCAAATTACAGGGTTCAAAGTTTCACTTAAGCATGTTGATTATGGTAAAAACCTTACAAGTTTCCAGCGTCTTCAGCGTGGGATCAAGAGAGGGAAGCAAAGACTGCAGAGGCTGAATGCAATGGTTTTGGCTGAcaaaacttcttcttcttcgacgGATAGCTCTGCCGTTGAATCGCCTGTGAACGCCGGAAACGGCGAGTTCTTGATGAAATTAGCTATTGGCACCCCTCCCTTAGCTTACTCTGCTATCATGGACACCGGAAGCGATCTGATATGGACTCAGTGCTCGCCTTGTAAGGATTGTTTCAGTCAATCGACCGACATTTTCAATCCGAAAAAGTCCACTTCTTACTCCAATCTACCATGCTCCTCTGAGCTCTGCACAGCGCTTCCTTCTTCCACATGCAGCGATGGCTGCGAGTATTACTACGCTTATGGCGATTACTCTTCCACACAAGGTCAGCTAGCGACCGAAACATTCACGTTCGGCGAATCGGATGCCGAAGTTTCGGTACCAAACATCGGGTTCGGTTGCGGCGAAGACAATGAAGGTGACGGATTCAATCAAGGTGCAGGATTGGTAGGTCTTGGCCGTGGACCATTATCTTTGGTTTCGCAGCTCAAAGAGCCGAAATTCTCCTACTGTTTAAACTCCATAGATGATTCGAAATCGAGCTCGCTTTTATTGGGTTCTTTAGCGAATCTGAACGGCAGCACATCTTCACATGCCATCAAAACAACGCCGTTGGTGCAGAACCCATCGCAGCCATCTTTTTACTATCTTTCACTGCAAGGAATAACGGTTGGAGAAGAACGTTTGCCGATCAGCAAAGACACTTTTTCCCTCCAAGACGATGGAAGCGGCGGCTTAATCATCGATTCGGGGACGACGATTACTTATTTAGAAGAGAGTGCATATGATGAGCTGAGAAAAGTTTTCTCTTCGAAGGTTAATCTTCCGGTTGACGATTCTGGTTCAGAAGGACTTGATCTTTGTTTCAAGTTGCCTTCCGACTCGTCGAAGGTGGATGTTCCGAAACTGATATTCCATTTCGACGGCGCGGATTTGGATTTTCCGCCGGAGAATTATGTGCTTTTGGATTCGGATTTGGGATTGCTTTGCTTGGCTATGGGAGCTTCCAGTGGGATGTCAATCCTTGGGAATTTTCAGCAGCAGAATACTTTGGTTCTTCATGATCTTCAAAAGGAAACGCTGTCGTTTGTTCCTACAAAATGTGAACAGTTGTGA
- the LOC107425366 gene encoding uncharacterized protein LOC107425366, translating into MEEETLIPPESQPPISEELDSDDDADHPMPDMPHQNPSSPPSHSDSDSGSDDDDNDNAQDKLQLQNLEAELSTNPSNYDSHVQRIKLLRKMGEIEKLRQAREAMSELFPLTPAMWQEWARDESSLTSGDEAVHTIEKLYERGLFDYLSASLWCDYLSFVLQHESSVREYSPDGISKARDLFERALTAAGLHVAEGNKIWEAYREFEQAIFHTIDETDVQAKEKQIQRIRSIFHRQLSIPLVNMSSTLLAYKRWEVKQGNTLDTESSNLDGISSHVASAYKKALEMYNARVHFEEQISGQDVSDSERLQQFINYLKFERSSGDPARVQVLYERAIADFPISSDLWLDYTHYLDKTLKVGSIVNNVYSRAIKNCPWIGELWVRYLLSLERGHVSEKEISSVFEKSLQCTFSTIDEYLDLFLTRIDGLRRRISFTGEKEDVLDYSLLRKTFQHASEYLSPYLKNTDGLLRLHAYWARLEIKLGKDLVAARGVWESLLKICGSMLEAWRGYITMETELGHINEARSIYRRCYSKRFPATGSEDICHSWLRFEREFGTLVDLDHAVQKVTPRLEELQLFRSQQESKLIDEKENNFKNAREKRKSVSDITDGQSPAKRQKDATQNQKQVHGKDKAQVQNLTEKGKMVERTQVDKPDIKNDIQKEAVPEKAKVYTDQCTAFISNLNFKATSENLREFFSDVGGVVSIRILHDRFTGKSRGLAYVDFTDDAHLAAAVAKNKEMLLGKKLSIARSVPKHGRRENIGHNVENKHESVEGSMESREPQAPQSAAGKRRVDDFQMKGKNTFAVPRNVRALGMTSSKPTTEKPDDENPKSNDEFRKMFLKG; encoded by the exons ATGGAGGAAGAAACCCTAATACCACCAGAATCTCAGCCACCAATCTCTGAAGAACTTGACTCCGACGACGATGCTGACCATCCCATGCCGGACATGCCTCACCAAAACCCTAGCTCACCACCTTCTCACTCCGATTCCGATTCTGGCTCCGACGACGACGACAACGATAACGCGCAGGACAAACTTCAACTCCAAAACCTTGAGGCTGAACTCTCGACTAATCCTTCCAATTACGATTCTCATGTCCAG AGAATAAAGCTTCTGAGGAAAATGGGTGAGATTGAGAAGCTCAGACAAGCAAGGGAAGCTATGAGTGAGCTGTTTCCGTTGACCCCTGCTATGTGGCAGGAATGGGCTAGGGACGAATCTTCTCTTACCTCCGG AGACGAGGCCGTTCATACAATTGAGAAGCTCTATGAGCGTGGACTATTTGATTATCTT TCTGCTTCTCTTTGGTGTGACTACTTATCTTTTGTCCTACAACACGAATCATCAGTACGAGAGTATTCACCTGATGGTATCTCAAAGGCTAGAGATCTTTTTGAACGTGCTCTTACAGCAGCTGGTTTGCATGTTGctgaaggaaataaaatatgGGAAGCATACAGGGAATTTGAGCAAGCTATATTTCATACCATCGATGAAACTGACGTTCAG GCCAAAGAAAAGCAAATTCAACGCATCCGAAGTATATTCCACCGTCAGTTGTCTATACCCCTTGTTAATATGAGCTCAACACTTCTTGCTTATAAGCGTTGGGAGGTGAAACAAGGAAACACTCTTGATACTGAATCAAGTAATTTGGATGGGATATCTTCTCATGTTGCCTCAGCATACAAAAAGGCCTTGGAGATGTATAATGCCCGCGTTCATTTTGAAGAACAAATATCTGGGCAGGATGTATCTGACTCAGAACGACTTCAACAGTTCATT AACTACTTGAAATTTGAACGGTCTTCTGGAGATCCAGCACGGGTTCAAGTTCTGTATGAACGTGCTATTGCAGACTTCCCAATTTCAAGTGATCTCTGGCTTGATTATACTCATTATCTGGACAAGACGTTGAAG GTAGGTAGCATTGTAAACAATGTGTACTCTAGGGCCATAAAGAATTGCCCATGGATTGGAGAACTTTGGGTTCGATATTTGCTCTCCTTGGAACGGGGTCATGTCTCTGAGAAAGAAATTTCATCT GTATTTGAGAAGTCCTTGCAATGCACTTTTTCAACCATTGATGAG TATTTGGATTTATTCCTCACTCGAATAGATGGTTTAAGGCGAAGAATCTCATTCACTGGTGAAAAAGAGGATGTCTTGGATTATTCATTACTCAGGAAAACATTTCAG CATGCATCAGAGTATCTCTCACCGTACTTGAAGAACACGGATGGTTTGTTACGTTTGCATGCTTATTGGGCTCGTTTAGAGATAAAGCTGGGTAAAGATTTAGTTGCAGCTCGTGGAGTATGGGAGAGTTTGCTTAAGATCTG TGGTTCGATGTTGGAAGCCTGGCGAGGTTATATAACAATGGAAACCGAGTTGGGCCATATAAATGAAGCTCGATCCATATATAGGAGGTGCTACAGTAAGAGATTTCCTGCGACTGGTTCAGAG GACATCTGCCATTCATGGTTACGCTTCGAGAGGGAGTTCGGCACTCTAGTGGATTTGGATCATGCAGTACAGAAG GTTACCCCCCGGCTGGAAGAGCTACAATTATTTAGATCACAACAGGAATCCAAACTGATAGATGAGaaggaaaacaattttaaaaatgctCGTGAGAAGAGAAAGTCTGTCTCAGACATAACAGATGGGCAATCTCCAGCAAAGAGGCAGAAAGATGCAACTCAAAACCAAAAGCAAGTGCATGGGAAGGACAAAGCTCAGGTGCAGAATTTAACAGAAAAAGGTAAAATGGTAGAAAGAACACAAGTAGACAAACCAGATATCAAAAATGATATACAGAAGGAGGCTGTCCCCGAGAAAGCAAAAGTATACACTGACCAGTGTACTGCATTTATATCAAATCTTAACTTTAAG GCTACTTCTGAAAATCTGCGCGAATTCTTTAGTGATGTTGGTGGAGTTGTTTCTATCCGAATACTGCATGATAGATTCACTGGAAAATCAAga GGACTTGCATACGTGGATTTCACGGATGATGCACACCTTGCAGCAGCTGTAGCAAAAAACAAGGAGATGCTACTTGGGAAGAAACTGAGCATTGCACGGTCAGTTCCAAAGCATGGCAGAAGAGAAAACATTGGTCATAATGTTGAGAACAAGCATG AATCTGTTGAAGGCTCTATGGAGTCCAGGGAGCCTCAGGCACCGCAATCTGCTGCTGGAAAGCGTAGAGTTGACGACTTCCAGATGAAAGGGAAAAACACATTTGCTGTTCCCAGAAATGTCAGAGCACTTGGCATGACTTCAAGTAAACCCACAACTGAGAAGCCAGACGATGAAAATCCAAAATCCAATGATGAGTTCAGAAAAATGTTCCTAAAAGGTTAa